From Pseudoalteromonas sp. DL-6, one genomic window encodes:
- a CDS encoding tetratricopeptide repeat protein → MLTQLKRICFIGLLAVLSSAPNDALSNEQPSLFEQFNLEQTWPEKHRLATDILSNPDVPNLQRITIYSDLAELAFAQSDLANALKYFKLLEISSTLKDQPKLYFRAIKMQGVMLYYQGLVQQAVVDYNRALNIAITLKNPIKQANLLSNIGLAYFDMYNMELALDYYQQAKVIYEKEGSAQDKADILHNIAGIYIRLSRYESALEMYREVLKVFQELGDEDGVAQAYGNMGVAYTESRQYQLALHYNQLALRYYQSVNNAFQLSTKHTNLATINLKLNKFDVAFYHANAGQQYAIEADNKSLLAAALHVLSIVQFVQGDTQSAKQTSERSITLAKEYNNGMRIKDGLGIEALINASLGDYEKALSLHQQYVDYQRSVNTEEASKAVSQFQIQFESNQLNQEIKQLKQQQYLQELQIAKRSQLTFLLVIVAILILITVIAVYKRRTEKQAKLKLTEQVEQRTKELQSVAQELREANEVKSQFLANISHEIRTPLTAILAQTDDLISGLYKPEQLQDELRVIQRQSEHLKSLINDVLDLSKIEANRLELNISCFDIVQLINDIHAMFSPQTKAKGLSLVLECQLDKSYFTRLDLTRVKQILINLCANAIKFTHKGQVTIGVSKTEQGLLFSIRDTGIGMSSSQLKLIFECFSQADNSISRRFGGTGLGLSLSQQLAAMMGGYISVQSEFKKGSEFSFYLPCVQVEEQKCYNDQQAKSGDGERLLSGKVVLAEDHSDNRKLITRYLHSLGLEVIAVENGEQAVEQSLKLYPDLVLLDIQMPVMDGISAFELLKQCGYEQPILALTANAMSHEIDHYLSLGFSDYLAKPIDKESFYTVLAKYLNAANTETSTEKNHVDMSDLVTSFQQSLAEESELVEQHFKDADYQALQKDSHRVLGAAQMFEFKEIAIAAKALDDELLQPQLNTQKLTILVNNLQALFKQYE, encoded by the coding sequence TGCGCAGAGTGATTTAGCGAATGCACTCAAATATTTTAAATTGCTAGAGATCAGTAGTACGCTAAAAGATCAGCCTAAGCTTTACTTTCGTGCGATTAAAATGCAAGGAGTTATGCTTTATTATCAAGGGCTAGTGCAACAAGCAGTGGTTGATTATAACCGCGCGTTAAACATCGCTATCACGCTTAAAAACCCGATAAAACAGGCAAATTTACTCAGTAATATTGGGCTTGCTTACTTTGATATGTATAACATGGAGCTGGCTCTTGATTATTATCAGCAAGCCAAAGTCATTTATGAAAAAGAGGGGAGTGCGCAAGATAAAGCCGATATATTACATAATATTGCCGGTATTTATATTCGTCTCTCTCGATATGAATCAGCTCTTGAAATGTACCGTGAGGTTTTAAAAGTTTTTCAAGAACTTGGCGATGAAGATGGTGTTGCCCAAGCATACGGTAATATGGGGGTAGCGTACACAGAATCGAGACAGTACCAATTAGCACTGCATTATAATCAGTTGGCTTTACGTTACTATCAAAGCGTTAATAACGCGTTTCAACTTTCTACCAAACATACAAATTTAGCCACCATCAATCTTAAATTAAATAAATTTGATGTTGCCTTTTATCATGCTAATGCGGGCCAACAATACGCAATAGAAGCGGATAATAAGTCTTTATTAGCGGCAGCGTTACACGTGTTGTCAATTGTTCAATTTGTACAAGGTGATACGCAAAGTGCTAAGCAAACCTCAGAGCGCTCAATTACCCTTGCCAAAGAGTATAATAATGGCATGCGTATTAAAGATGGCTTAGGAATTGAGGCACTGATAAACGCGAGCTTAGGGGATTATGAAAAAGCCTTAAGTTTGCATCAACAGTATGTTGATTATCAACGTAGTGTTAATACCGAAGAAGCCTCAAAAGCGGTTAGTCAATTTCAAATTCAGTTTGAATCAAATCAGCTAAACCAGGAAATTAAGCAATTAAAACAACAACAATACTTACAAGAATTGCAAATAGCTAAGCGTTCACAGCTAACGTTTTTATTGGTGATTGTTGCCATATTGATTTTAATTACGGTAATTGCTGTTTATAAACGCCGCACAGAAAAACAAGCCAAGCTAAAGTTAACTGAGCAAGTTGAACAGCGCACTAAAGAGCTACAAAGTGTGGCACAAGAGCTGCGTGAAGCTAACGAGGTGAAAAGTCAGTTCTTAGCGAATATAAGTCATGAAATTAGAACACCGTTAACTGCGATTTTGGCACAAACTGATGATCTTATCAGTGGTCTATACAAGCCTGAGCAGTTACAAGATGAGCTTAGAGTAATACAGCGTCAAAGTGAGCATTTAAAAAGCTTGATTAATGATGTGTTGGATTTAAGTAAGATCGAAGCCAATCGGTTAGAACTTAATATTAGCTGTTTTGATATCGTGCAACTTATCAACGATATTCACGCTATGTTTTCTCCTCAAACTAAAGCGAAAGGTTTGTCGTTAGTTCTAGAGTGCCAGTTAGATAAATCCTATTTTACACGATTAGATTTAACGCGAGTAAAACAAATTCTTATTAATTTATGTGCCAATGCCATTAAGTTTACTCATAAAGGGCAAGTAACTATTGGTGTTAGTAAAACGGAGCAAGGGTTACTTTTTTCGATTAGAGACACTGGGATTGGCATGAGCTCATCTCAACTTAAACTTATTTTTGAATGTTTTAGCCAAGCCGATAACAGTATTAGTCGACGTTTTGGTGGCACTGGGTTGGGCTTGAGCTTGTCGCAGCAATTAGCGGCGATGATGGGTGGCTACATTAGTGTGCAGAGTGAGTTTAAAAAAGGCAGTGAGTTTTCATTTTATTTGCCCTGTGTACAAGTTGAAGAACAAAAGTGTTACAACGATCAGCAAGCTAAGTCGGGTGACGGGGAGCGGTTATTATCTGGTAAGGTAGTACTTGCTGAGGATCACAGTGATAACCGTAAACTGATCACTCGTTATTTACATTCTCTTGGGCTGGAAGTGATTGCCGTTGAAAACGGTGAGCAAGCAGTAGAACAAAGTTTAAAGCTGTACCCAGATTTAGTGCTGTTAGATATTCAAATGCCGGTTATGGATGGTATTTCAGCGTTTGAACTACTCAAACAATGTGGCTATGAACAACCGATCTTAGCATTGACGGCCAATGCTATGAGCCATGAAATTGATCATTATTTATCGCTTGGCTTTAGTGACTATTTAGCAAAGCCAATTGATAAAGAGTCTTTTTATACTGTACTAGCAAAATACTTAAATGCTGCAAATACTGAGACATCAACTGAAAAAAATCATGTTGATATGAGTGATTTAGTGACGAGCTTTCAACAGAGTTTAGCCGAAGAAAGCGAGCTTGTTGAGCAGCATTTTAAAGATGCAGATTATCAGGCGCTGCAAAAAGATAGTCACCGAGTATTAGGGGCGGCACAAATGTTCGAGTTTAAAGAGATAGCCATAGCTGCGAAAGCGCTAGACGATGAATTGCTTCAGCCACAACTTAATACACAAAAGCTAACTATATTAGTAAATAACTTACAGGCACTGTTTAAACAATACGAATAA
- the rho gene encoding transcription termination factor Rho, with product MHLRELKDKSIKELVNQAESMGLENVARLRKQDIIFAILKSHAKGGENIFGGGVLEILQDGFGFLRSSEASYLAGPDDIYVSPSQIRRFSMRTGDSISGLIRPPKDGERYFALLKVNEVNFDKPENSRTKILFENLTPLHANERFRMERGNGSKEDITARVLDLASPIGRGQRGLLVAPPKAGKTMLLQNIAQSITHNHPDVTLMVLLIDERPEEVTEMQRLVKGEVIASTFDEPASRHVQVAEMVIEKAKRLVEHKKDVVILLDSITRLARAYNTVIPSSGKVLTGGVDANALHKPKRFFGAARNVEEGGSLTIIATALIDTGSKMDEVIYEEFKGTGNMELHLNRKIAERRVFPAIDFNRSGTRREELLTKPDELQKLWILRKIVHDMSEIDAMEFLIDKLSMSKTNDEFFDSMKRQ from the coding sequence ATGCATTTACGCGAATTAAAAGACAAGTCTATAAAAGAGCTTGTAAACCAAGCTGAGTCCATGGGGCTCGAAAACGTAGCCCGCTTGAGAAAGCAAGATATCATTTTTGCTATTCTTAAATCCCACGCCAAAGGCGGAGAAAATATCTTCGGTGGTGGTGTTTTAGAAATCTTGCAAGATGGTTTTGGCTTTTTAAGATCATCAGAAGCTTCTTACTTAGCAGGCCCAGATGATATTTATGTATCTCCGAGTCAAATTCGCCGCTTTAGTATGCGTACTGGCGACTCTATTTCAGGTCTTATTCGTCCACCAAAAGACGGTGAGCGTTACTTTGCTCTACTGAAAGTAAACGAAGTTAACTTTGATAAACCTGAAAACTCTCGCACTAAAATCCTTTTTGAAAACCTAACCCCACTTCATGCAAACGAACGTTTTCGTATGGAACGTGGTAACGGCAGTAAAGAAGATATTACCGCACGAGTTCTTGATTTAGCATCACCAATTGGCCGCGGCCAACGTGGTTTATTAGTAGCACCGCCAAAAGCGGGTAAAACAATGTTGCTACAAAATATTGCGCAATCAATCACACATAACCATCCTGACGTTACATTAATGGTTTTACTTATTGATGAACGCCCGGAAGAAGTTACTGAGATGCAACGCCTAGTAAAAGGCGAAGTTATTGCATCAACATTCGATGAGCCAGCTTCTCGCCACGTACAAGTTGCAGAAATGGTTATCGAAAAAGCAAAGCGTTTAGTTGAGCACAAGAAAGACGTTGTTATTTTACTTGATTCAATCACACGTCTAGCACGTGCATATAACACGGTTATTCCATCATCAGGTAAAGTACTAACCGGTGGTGTTGATGCTAACGCGCTTCATAAACCTAAGCGCTTCTTTGGTGCTGCACGTAACGTTGAAGAAGGCGGTAGCTTAACAATTATTGCGACTGCGCTTATTGATACTGGCTCTAAAATGGATGAAGTTATCTACGAAGAGTTTAAAGGTACGGGTAACATGGAACTTCACCTTAACCGTAAGATTGCGGAAAGACGTGTTTTCCCAGCAATCGACTTTAACCGCTCAGGTACACGTCGTGAAGAATTACTTACTAAGCCTGATGAGCTACAAAAGCTGTGGATTTTACGTAAGATAGTCCATGACATGTCAGAAATTGACGCCATGGAATTTTTAATTGATAAGCTATCGATGAGTAAAACCAACGATGAGTTTTTTGATTCGATGAAACGTCAGTAA
- the trxA gene encoding thioredoxin TrxA, with amino-acid sequence MSEKIIQITDDSFEADVLQSDKPVLVDFWAEWCGPCKMIAPILSEVADEFDGRVTITKLNIDQNAGTPPKFGIRGIPTLLLFKDGQVAATKVGALSKTQLVEFLENNI; translated from the coding sequence ATGAGCGAGAAAATAATCCAAATTACCGACGATAGCTTTGAAGCTGACGTATTACAATCAGACAAACCTGTACTAGTAGACTTTTGGGCAGAATGGTGCGGACCGTGTAAAATGATCGCCCCAATTCTAAGCGAAGTTGCTGATGAATTTGATGGCCGTGTAACGATCACTAAATTAAACATTGACCAAAATGCAGGTACACCACCTAAGTTTGGTATTCGTGGTATCCCTACACTACTACTTTTCAAAGACGGCCAAGTAGCTGCCACTAAAGTAGGCGCACTATCAAAAACACAATTAGTTGAGTTTTTAGAAAACAACATCTAA
- the rhlB gene encoding ATP-dependent RNA helicase RhlB, giving the protein MTKTHLTDKKFSDFAIAPEVVAGLTESGFEYCTPIQAKCLPFICEGRDIAGQAQTGTGKTLAFLTATCHRLLQSSKAPSKHPRALIMAPTRELAIQIHKDAKILAPHCNLNLGLVYGGEDYEKQRAQLEKGVDILIGTTGRLIDLYKQGCYTLNEIEVVVLDEADRMFDLGFIKDIRYMFRRMPDTSERLNLLFSATLSYRVQELAFEHMTNPEHVQIEPDVKTGKRIQEELFHPSQEDKIKLLLTLIEEEWPEKAIVFANTKHSCETVYAWLKADGHRVGMLTGDVNQKKRQSILAQFSKGELDFLVATDVAARGLHIPEVSHVFNFDLPDDCEDYVHRIGRTARAGASGHAISFACEQYAYNLHEIEEYIEHSIPLSHYDKSALLDDLTKPTIHRKRNFSTGPRNRSNNNGRRPNNGYQKGRS; this is encoded by the coding sequence ATGACTAAGACACATTTGACCGATAAAAAGTTTTCAGACTTTGCTATTGCACCGGAAGTGGTTGCCGGGTTAACCGAAAGTGGGTTTGAATATTGCACACCCATTCAAGCTAAATGCCTACCTTTTATTTGTGAAGGACGCGATATTGCGGGCCAAGCACAAACAGGTACAGGCAAAACGTTGGCGTTTTTAACTGCCACGTGCCACCGGTTATTACAATCTAGCAAAGCACCTAGTAAACATCCAAGAGCCCTGATCATGGCCCCGACTCGGGAGCTTGCGATTCAGATACACAAAGATGCAAAAATTTTAGCGCCGCACTGTAATCTTAACTTAGGTTTAGTATATGGTGGCGAAGATTACGAAAAACAACGTGCACAACTAGAAAAAGGCGTTGATATTTTAATTGGCACCACAGGTCGCCTAATCGATTTATATAAGCAAGGCTGTTACACCCTTAATGAAATTGAGGTAGTCGTGCTAGATGAAGCCGATCGTATGTTCGATTTAGGCTTCATTAAAGATATTCGTTATATGTTCCGTCGTATGCCAGATACGTCAGAGCGTTTAAACTTATTATTTTCTGCTACGCTGTCGTACCGAGTACAAGAGCTTGCATTTGAACACATGACTAATCCTGAACATGTGCAAATAGAGCCCGATGTAAAAACAGGTAAACGTATTCAAGAAGAGCTATTTCATCCTTCACAAGAAGATAAAATTAAGCTGTTGTTAACCTTGATTGAAGAAGAATGGCCTGAGAAAGCCATTGTTTTTGCAAATACTAAGCATAGCTGTGAAACCGTATACGCATGGTTAAAAGCAGACGGACATCGCGTGGGCATGCTCACCGGTGATGTTAACCAAAAGAAACGTCAGTCAATACTCGCGCAATTTAGTAAAGGCGAACTAGACTTTTTAGTAGCTACCGATGTTGCTGCACGTGGTTTGCATATTCCAGAAGTAAGTCATGTATTTAATTTTGACTTACCTGATGATTGCGAAGATTACGTTCACCGTATTGGTCGTACAGCTCGTGCAGGCGCTTCAGGTCATGCAATTAGTTTTGCGTGTGAGCAGTATGCTTATAACCTTCATGAAATTGAAGAATACATTGAGCACAGCATTCCACTATCGCATTACGATAAGAGTGCATTGCTAGATGACTTAACTAAGCCGACTATTCATAGAAAGCGTAATTTTTCCACTGGTCCACGTAATCGTAGTAATAACAACGGACGTCGCCCAAATAATGGTTACCAAAAAGGACGGTCTTAA